The Bdellovibrio bacteriovorus W nucleotide sequence CTGTACGGATATTCCTCTTGATGTGAGTGCCGAGGCCATTCACTTGAAACCGATGATGGAACAAGAACTGCGTGGCTTGCTCGCAGAGTTGAATTTCAAATCGTTTGAGAAAAGTATCTTTGGTTCAGCTTCGGATCTAAATGAAGTGCCCGCGAAGACCTCTTCGCCATCGCAGAGTTCTTCGCAAGAAAGCTCTTCTCAAGAAATTACTCCCGTCATTAACATCTTAAAAGAAAATCGTGTTTTCCAAGAAAAGACGATGCTCACTCGAGAACTTGCTGAAGTTCTAGAAGAGAATCAATCTCTCTGGGGTGTTTTGCATAATGATCTTTGTTTTTTAGCGACCGAAAAAGACGTTATTCAGGTCTCTGATTATGAATATCTCGGCAAGCTTTCGGACACTTTTAAAGTACGCTGGAGTGGTTTTGATCTTAAGAATTTTTGGCATAAGATTGGCGCGAAAAGCCCGCTACCGCAGTGGGACTCTCAACTGGCGTCTTATGTTTTAAAGGCTGGCGATACGTCGGATTTTAATAAAGTCTATGCGAAGGCCATGCTGGAAGAGATCTCTGCTGAAATCACTCCGTCAGATCTTATCAATGCCCACATTAACTTCGCGGCCAATATGCAGGCCCAGTTAAAAGCTGTGGATAATGAAAAAGTTTATCAAGAGCTGGAGCTGCCTTTGGCGCCGGTTCTGCTTTCTATGGAAAAGCTGGGTGTGAAAATTGATAAGCCACTTTTAGAAAACTTCAGCGAAGAGCTAGCTCGTGAAATCGCTGAGCTTGAAAAGGCTATCCATAAAGAATCGGGTGAAGAGTTTAATATCGGAAGCCCTAAGCAATTAGGTGTGATTCTTTTTGAAAAATTGGGTTTGCCAGCAGGTAAAAAAACTAAAACGGGATACTCTACCGGAGAAGAAGTATTACTGACTCTCGATCATTCCATCGCAAAGCTAGTTCTGAGCTGGCGTGAGCTGTCTAAATTGAAATCTACCTATGTGGATTCATTGCCGGCATTGACGGATAAAGACGATCGCATCCATACAAGCTTTAATCAGGCGATGACGACCACAGGTAGGCTATCGAGTACGCATCCTAACTTACAAAACATTCCTATTAAAACGCCACGTGGAAAGATGGTGCGTAGAGCATTTATTGCAGCTCCGAATATGAAGCTTCTTTCTGTGGATTACTCTCAGATTGAGCTTAGAATTCTTGCGCATATTTCTGAGGATCCAAATCTTATCAAGGCGTTCCAAGAGGATCTAGATATTCACGCGGCTACTGCTGCAGAGATCTACAACGTGTCTTTAAAAGATGTGACAGAAGATCTTCGTCGCTCAGCTAAAGCCGTGAACTTTGGAATCGCCTACGGTCAGGGAGCTTTTGGACTTGCAGAGAATCTAGGGATTTCTCGTGGAGAGGCCAAAGATATTATTGATCGCTACTTTGCAAGATTCAAAAATGTTCGCGATTATATCGAAGGCACCGTAAAGGTGGCACATGAACAAGGATACGTCGAAACACTTTTTGGTCGTCGTCGTTATATCGAAGAGCTAAAATCAAAAAACATGATGCTCAAAAAATTTGGAGAAAGAGCTGCCATCAATGCTCCCATCCAAGGAACGGCCAGTGATCTAGTTAAGAAGGCGATGATCGAAGTTCACGAAAAAGTTCCGACAAGAATGTTACTACAAGTACATGACGAATTGGTTTTTGAAGATCGCGAAGAAAATCTACAAAGATTTGTTCCCGAGCTTGTAAGAATCATGGAGTCCGTAGCCACATTGAAAGTCCCACTGAAAGTGAACTACTCCATCGGCAACAACTGGGACGAAGCCCACTAAAATACTATGAAATAAGGGACTTGCGATGGAAACTGAGCAACTCCCTGCCAACTTAGAGGATGTTATAAAAGTTCATTGGCGGTTGCTTTCTAAATTTTGTACTTAAGTTATATCGAAATTAGAAGTTTCGTTGTGAAAGGGAAATTTAAAAGCCTCGCAAGGAGTGAGGCAGAGGGAAAGTCTTCCAGAAAAGGCCTCTGCCAAGCAGGATGCGCTCCGCCGTAGCCAAGCGAAGGCGGATGGCAGCGAAGCAGGAAGCTGTGCCTACGGAGGAAGAGTTTCCCTCTGTCTCAATCCCTAGCACGGTTGTGGAGTTACTCTGTCTCCCAACCGACAACTCTGCCGCCTTCAAAATAGACGTAGCGGGTTTCGTTGCGATAGCCTTGTGAAGTTGAGACTTGTCTTTGGTATTTCCAGCGTTCGTTTCTATAGATAGGATTTCCTGAAGACTCGATGCTAAGAGGGTCACCCCAAGAGCGGCGAACGTAGTCCTGTGGCATGCCGACGGCGACATCTTGGCTTTCGATCAACTCTTTCATTTCTTGTTGAGGCACTTGAGTTCGTGCCCAGATATTGCTTTTATTAATCCACTGTTGGCGGCCTTCAAGGCTTGGGATAGATAAGAAGCTGATCTTTTCTTGATCGTCGCGAAGCCAAGGTAAGACTTTAGAGTATTGTTCACGCTCTTTGTTTGAAATTAAAGTGCGCTCAAGCTCTTTTAGTTTTTGGCGATTGCGAATTTCTACCAGATCGTTGGGAGACAAGGTCGCAGGATCTTTACCAAGTTCATAGGCAACCTGCTTTGTCTTAGAATCGTAAGAAGATGCCGACGAGTAACGGGTAGTGGTGTCCTGATAACTTTGACCGTAACCACTTTGTGTAGATCGCTGCATACTTGTGCAGGCAATAAAAGAAGTCGATAGCAAAGCTGCCAATAAAGCTCGAATCATAATAAGAATCTCCCTCTTAGATACTAGCCGAAGAACTCTGTTTTATAAATTGTTCTTGCGACGTCTTCGGTTCTTTTCTTACAATCGTCTTGGGGGTAACGCTTTGACTGATCCAAATACTACGACCAAAGTAGAGTCTGCTACAGATGAAGAAGGGTTTGAAGAATCCGAAGATCTGTTGTCTCTGGAGTCGTTGGATTCAATCATCTCTGAAGAAGACCCAGAATTTTCAGCTTCCCTTCTGGCAATCGGACCTCCGGAAGAGCTCAGCGCTTCTATTTATGATGAGGGCTTAGCTTTTGAGTACACCCTTGATGAAGAGGTCCGTCGTTGGAGTGAGGGGTCAGAACTTCGTAAAAAAGTTTATGCCCGAGCACCTTTTGTTCCGGCTTTCATCTATGGATACAATGTTCGTCGTTCGGCTTTTCGCTTAGCTCTTGAGAAAGAGAAAATTCGCACCATTGATTTCTTTAGGAATATTGTTCCCAATACCAAGTCAGGTATTCAGAGACTAAGCCTTGCTATCAAAGGCTCTCTGAATAGTTTTAAAAAGACATTTGCAGGCTTCTCAAAATTAAAGAAAGTGTCTTTTGTAGTTTTGCTAATGGCAACAGTGCCTCTTTTAGTGGTCGCCTTTTTAGGAATCAAGGGAAGGCTGGTCGCTCCTCCGGAAGATTTATTTATTGGCAGTCTTGCAGAAATTAGTGATCAAAATATTTTAGCAACTGAAGTTGGAACCATGGAGTCCTTTTATGACTCTCCTCGAATTTCTCAGAATATTCTTCTTCTGCGAAGAATGGTGGTGAATCTTCAGCGCTCTGAAAACTCAGGTCCCAATCCGATGGGGGCTTTTGAGTTTTACATAGAGGGTACGGGCAATGACGTTTTAGTTGAAATCAAAGATCGCGAAGCTGAAGTTGAAGATCTTTTTGCAAGAACTGCGGAAGAGCTTAATTACGATCAGATAGAAAGTGCCGAAGGAAAACGACTTCTTTGTGACCGTCTTCGTAAAGAAGTGAATCGTATTCTGACTCAAGGAATGATTCGTAAGGTCTTTTTAAAAACGGCCATCATAAAGCCCTAATGCACTCGCATCAGGGCCCTGGTTTAAATCACGGTTTGAAATTTTGGACGTCAATTTGGTAATACTTCAGGCGATCATGTAGGGTGCTCTTGGGCATCCCTAAATCTTTGGCTGTTCGGCGCTGATTTCCTTGATTTGCACTGAGGCGTTTAATAATCATTTGGCGCTCAATTTCTTTAATAACAGAACCATCAATTCTCGCTCTATCGCGGTCATTAGCAGGCAGAAGAGTTTTATCTAAGAGTTTCTCAACATGCTCTTCAAGGATGTGTACTTGCGGATAGATTGCAGACACGCGACTGACTAAGTTCTTTAGCTCACGAATATTGCCAGGCCATGAATGCTTTTTAAGTCTTTCGATAGCATTAAATGAAAAACGAACTCGCATCTGCTTCGCAAAAGAATAAAGAAGGTCATCAAAGTCCTCCATACGAAATTGCAAAGCCGGTGGAGTCACACTCACGACATTGAGACGGAAATAGAGATCCGATCTGAAAAGCCCTTCTTGAATTTTTTCCGACAAGTTTTGATGAGTCGCTGCGATGATACGAACATCTGTTTTTACGTTGCGGTCCGAACCTACGGGGCGAATTTCATTGTTTTCAAGAGCTCTTAATAGCTTGGCTTGAAGGGCATAGGAAAGATCACCGATCTCATCCAAAAACAAAGTGCCACCGCGAGCCGCTTCAAAAGCTCCTTTGCGATCATTGATGGCACCGGTAAAGCTTCCCTTAACGTGGCCGAAGAGTTCGCTTTCGATCAGGGTTTCACTCAAAGCACTGCAGTTCACACTCACCAAGGGGCCGCGACGGTGAGAGCAGTCATGAATGGACTGGGCGATAACGTCTTTTCCAGTGCCTGAGGGGCCTAAAAGTAAAACCGGAAACTCGGTTTTTGCCACATTGGCTAAAGATTGCAGCTCTTCATTCCAAACTTCATTGCGACTGGTGAGGGGAAATTTTTGCGGCTTTTCCTTCTTTTCTGTATAGACGAGTTCTTGATCTCCGAGTTGGATCAGATCTCCGTGCTGAAGGATGGCCTCCAACACGCGGGCTCCGTTGACAAGGGTTCCAGAAGTGGAGCGAAGGTCGCGAATAACGTAAAAGTCGTCTTTTTTTTCAATACGTGCATGGCGCTCGTTGATATTTTTTGAGTGAAGCTGGAAGGCGCAGGTGGGGTCTGAGCCAATAGTCGTTAGGTCTCCTAGAACAAAGGTTTTGGGGTGGATTTCAAGGGTTTTAATTTGTGGTGATAGCATTCGGCCTCCAATATCTGGAGAAGCGGATATTCAAAACGAGGTCCGGTCCCAAATGCATTTTAAAGGGGGCTCAAGTGCTTCGACTCGCCTTATTATTTATCATAGGACCCTATTCCTAGAATTGAGAAATGGCTATTCCTCTGGTAGCCTAAGCCATGCCAAAAGTTATTGAATTTATCAAAAGTGCTGTTCTTGCCAAAGACTACCCTGAAACTAAAATGATGGAAGTTGCGATTGTCGGTCGCTCCAATGCGGGGAAGTCCTCTTTTATCAACGCCCTTGCAAAAGGAGGGAAGGTTGCCAAGGTCAGCTCGACTCCGGGTAAGACTCGTCTTTTAAATTTCTTCAATATGGGCAACTCCTATGTTTTGGTCGATATGCCGGGATATGGTTTTGCTGCGCGCTCTAATGCTGAGATCACTGAATGGAATCAGATGATTGAAAATTATTTTGCGAGCCGTGAAAATCTAGTGGGCCTTTTATTGGTGATGGATATTCGCCGAGAATGGTCGCGTGAAGAAGAGTTGATGAAGCGCTATTCAGATCAGCACGGATTCCCCATCGCAGTTGCTTTGACGAAAGCGGATAAGCTTTCTCGCAGCCAAGCTCTACAAGCTGTGGCAAAAATTAAAAAAGCGGCGGGACTAGTGGCTGTGTTCCCAGTGTCTGCTCTGAAGAGAACAGGGCAAGATGAAATTGAAAATCATATGTTTGAGAATTGGGTAAAGATATGAAGATTGTGGGTGTGATCCCAGCAAGATATGCATCAACTCGTTTTCCTGGAAAACCTTTGGCGCTCTTGCAAGGTCGCCCCATGATTCAATGGACCATAGAGGGAGCGATGAAGTCCCGACTATGCTCCGAGGTCATCGTTGCTACGGATAGTGATGAAATCGCTTTGGCGGCAAAAGCGGTGGGTGCCAAAGTTGTGATGACAGATAGCGATTTGCCAACCGGGACAGATCGAATTTACGCCGCTGTTAAGAATCTCGAGTGTGATCTCATTGTTAATATTCAAGGAGACGAACCTACCGTCACAGGCGATCTTGTCGATCAATTAGCGCAAGTCTTTCTCGATGAACCTCATTTGGATATGGCAACATTGGCACATCCAATTTCTGAGGAAGATATTCCTTCTTTAAATGCTGTTAAAGTTATTGTGAATCGAAATGATGAGGCTTTGTATTTTAGCCGTTATCCGATTCCGTATTCTCGTCTTAAGTTCTCTGAAAAACCGGGAATTTGTTTAAGACATATAGGCATGTATGCCTATACAAAGAAGTTCTTAAAACTCTTTTGTGAGTCTCAGCCTGCAGACATTGAGATCGCAGAGAGTTTAGAGCAATTGAGAGCTCTTTATTTAGGGGCTTCTATAAAAGTTGTGAGAGTTCAGCAGCCAAGTATCGGTGTGGATACTCCCGAGGATTTGGCGAAGTTAGAAAAAATCTTAAGTCAGGGGATGTAATGGCTCAAAGAAAAGCAACCAAGAAAGTCTCAACGGCAAAATCACGAAAGAAAGCTTTGCAGCAAAAGTTTATCTTTGTCACCGGGGGGGTAGTTTCCTCTATTGGTAAGGGTTTAACGGCAGCAAGTTTGGGAGCTCTCTTAGAAGCTCGCAATCACAAAGTAACGATCATGAAATTTGATCCCTATCTAAACGTGGACCCAGGTATGATGTCGCCGTTTCAGCACGGTGAGGTTTACGTCACTGAAGATGGTGCTGAGACTGACTTAGATTTAGGACACTACGAACGATTCACAGATGCTGTTATGAACAGAGCTAACTCTGTTTCAACAGGACAAATCTACGACACTGTGATCAATCGCGAGCGCCGCGGAGAATATCTTGGCGGCACTGTTCAAGTGATTCCGCATATTACTGAAGAAATTAAATCTCGAATTTATACAGCGGCTCAGGGCAGTGAAGTGGTCATTGTTGAAATCGGTGGAACAGTAGGGGACATCGAAGGGCAGCCTTTCTTAGAGGCTATTCGTCAGATGCGCCTGGATGTGGGACCAGAGAACTCAGTGCTGGTTCACGTCACATACCTCCCTTATATCGCAGCAGCGGGAGAGTTAAAATCAAAGCCGACTCAGCACTCAGTCAAAGAATTGCGAGAAATTGGCTTGCAGGCAGATTTCCTAGTTTGCCGAAGTGAGAAAACAATTGATCAAGGTCTTAAAGGCAAGATTGCACTCTTCTGTTCGGTGAAACCAGCAAACGTTATAGCAGCTGAAGACAGCCGCTATATTTATGAAGTTCCATTGGCTCTTCATAAAGAAAAATTTGATGAGCTTATTGTAAAGCGACTGGGACTTTCTCCGGGGAAGCCGAATTTAAAAGGTTGGCAGGATATCGTTAAAACTCTAAGCAGCCCTTCTAGCAAAGTGCGCATCGGGGTGGTTGGAAAGTATGTTGAGCTGACAGAAAGTTATAAATCTCTGCACGAGGCTTTGACCCATGGTGGAATTGCCAACAAGTCAGCTGTTGAAATTGTCTATGTAGATTCAGAAAAAGTAGATGCAAAATCAGCACACAAGCTTCTCGGTAAAGTGGACGGGATTCTGGTACCTGGAGGTTTTGGCGATCGTGGATCTGAAGGGAAAATTGCAGCTATCAAGTATGCCCGCGAAAAAAGAATTCCTTTTTTAGGAATCTGTTTTGGTATGCAGCTTGCTGCTATTGAGTTTGCTCGCAATGTCTGTGGCATCAAGGATGCGACAAGCCGCGAGTTTGAAGCAAAGGCAAAGAAGAATGCAAACTTCGTCGTTGACGGTGTTGTTGATTCTCGTGAAGTCTTGAATAAGAACTCATTAATGCGCCTAGGGGCATATCCTTGCTCTCTTTTGCCGAATACAAAAGTTCGTCAAATTTACAAGGCAGACTTTATTACTGAAAGACACCGTCATCGTTTTGAAATTAACAATCAGTACAAACCGCTCTTTGAAAAGAATGGTATGATTGCTTCTGGAATTAACAAAGAACGGGATTTGATCGAAGTTTTAGAACTTCCAGATCATCCTTGGTTTATAGGTGTTCAGTTTCACCCTGAGTTTAAATCGAAGCCTTTAGATCCTCACCCTTTGTTTGTTCACTTTGTGAAAGCTAGTTTAAAAAAGAAGTAGGTCTTTATGTCAAAAATTATTGATCAAGCTTTGCGCGTTTTAGATGTTGAGGCACAAGCCATTCTAGGAATGAAAGAAAGAGTCGGAGACGACTTTGAAAAGATCGTAAAGATGATCTGCGCTTGTGATGGAAAACTAGTTATTACAGGCATGGGAAAGTCAGGGCAGATCGCGCGCAAGCTCGCATCGACCTTTTCTTCTACAGGAACTCCAGCGGTTTATCTTCATCCAGCAGAGAGTGCTCACGGTGACTTAGGGATTGTCGAGAATAACGACTTGGTGATTGCTATTTCCTACGGGGGAGAGTCGCCGGAGTTTAGTAGCATTTTGAAGTTCGTGGCTCGAAAGGGGATTCCCTTAGTGGTCATCACGGGGAAGCCTGATTCAACTATCGGAAAGGCGGGACAGCATGTGCTGAACGTTCATGTTTCCGAAGAAGCTTGTCCTTTGGGACTTGCGCCTACTGCCAGCAGCACAGCCACCCTAGCAATGGGCGATGCTATTGCGATGTCGGTGATGGCGGAAAAAGGATTTAGTTCTAATGACTTCGCTGAATTTCATCCAGGTGGAAGTTTAGGCTTTAAGCTTCTCACTCGGGTTCAAGACGTCATGCATATTGGTGAATCAATGCCTACCGTGCGCCTGACTTCGCCTCTTAAAGAGGTGTTCTCAATCATGACCTATAAGGACGTGCGCGGAGCCGCTGGGGTCGTTGATGAAAACGGAGATCTTGTGGGTGTTATTACCGATGGACAAATTCGTCGCCGACTTGAAAAGAGTGAAGATCCTTTAACGGGTTTAGCAAGTGATTTGATGACAACAAACCCGCGAACTATCGATATCAATGAACTGGCAGAGAAAGCACTTTTTGTTATGGAGCAATTTCAGATCAATATGCTCTTTGTTTTGGATAACTCTTCGGCTCAACCAAGAAAGCCGGTGGGGATTCTGCATGTTCAAGATCTGCTAAGAGCGAAAGTTCGTTAAGATCCAATACAAAAAAGAATAAAAAAAAGCCCTGAGTTTTCACTGAGGGCTTTTTTATTTTGATAGTGTCGATTACTTTCTAAAGCTTCGGACGATAGGTCATATATTCATCAATTGCATTGATGATGTGGTAGAGGGAACTGGCTTTAGAAGAGCTTCCTTCCAATGTGTTATCTTCTTTGATTTGATCATACCAAAAACCTTGTTGCGGCGTTTGCAAGAAGCGCATCAAGACTGCGACGGCATTATCAGCATTCTTTTTGTAAAACTCTTTTTCTTCCCCACGAGCCTCCGCACCAAGTTTGACGGCGGCTTTGATGCGCTCACATTGTGGCCAGAAGCGGGAAGAGGTCAGTTTAGGAGTAAAATCACTCCAGAGTTCATCATAGGCGGTGCCGTTGGACGGATTGATTCCATGTTCTTCTGCGAGTGTGTAAAGACGTTGACGGAGTCCACGGCAAGAAACGCCACTGAGTTCTTCATACCATGCCAGTAACCACGCCCACTCAAATTGATGGCCAGGTTCATAAATGAAACGACCCTCGACTTTAATCGAGTTCCAGTTTTCATCAAAGTACTCTCCCAAGACGCCGAGATCTGGATTTATGAATTTGGTTTTAGTCATCATATAGATGTGATCGCAAAGAACTTTCCAAGTTGAATCATCATCTATTGCTAACCATGCAAGGGCACCTTCAAAAAGATGCATATGAGGGTTTGTTTTAAAAGTGATATCGCCATTTTTTTCGATCTCAGTATAACCACCAGTTTTAACTTTTCTCTGAGAATTCAGATAAGTTACCAAGGATAGCGCTGCATCTTTGTATTCTTTTTTTCGATTCACTTTGTAGACTTGAGCAAGTCCAAAAAGAACAAAAGCCTGAGTGTACAGATCGCGAGTGGAGTCATGTACCTTTCCGTCAGCAAGAGCAGAGTGAACAAAGGAGCCATCATCGTTGCGATAGATTTTTAAAAGTAGATCTGCACTTTGCGAAGCTTTTGATTTTGCTAAGTCCTCTGGATAAAAGCCTAGCTCAGCACCTTTAAGGAAGCTGTATATTTGGCGACATTGAACCATGGCGCGACGGGGAACAGCGACTGCTTCTCCTTGAAAGTTCAAGGTTTCTTCAAAACAACCGTGATCTTCATCAAACCCGTTCGTACCCCACATTGGTAGAACGTGCTGTTGCAACCACTGAGAAAAAAATTGGATGTTCTCTTGCCATGTTTTATTCATATCAACCTCGCTGACACATTCTACATTTCAAGGCTATTCAGTCAAATAGCTCTTGCAACCCCAAACCACCCCTTAGTCCTGTATCAATGTTGTACGCTTGCTCAGGGACTCATTAACTTTCACAATGATTTTGTGGCATTAGAAATTTCAAAGTTAAAAAATATCAAGATGTTAGTCCTCGATGTGGACGGCGTGTTAACAGATACCAGAATCTGGTTTGACGGCAATGAGTGGCGTCGATTCTTTTCTATCCGCGATGGTGTAGGTATCAAGCGACTGAGTGAAGCAGGTTATAAACTTGCAGTCATTACTGGTTCGCGATCTCAAGATATTCGCGAAAGAGTGAAATCATTGGGAATTCATTACTTTTACGAAGGGGCTCTTGATAAAGGCCCTTCTTTTTTACAGTTACAAAAGGACTCAGGTTTAACGCCCGCAGAAATGGCTTACATTGGAGATGATATTTTTGACATCCCGATGATTCAAGAGTCTGCGTTTGGCGCGACAGTTCCTGAGGCAGTAGATGAAGTGATTGAAGTTGCAGACTATGTAACTAAGCGTCCTGGAGGAATGGGCGCGGTGAGAGAAGTCTGTGATTATATTTTTAAATATGGTGCGTATTCTTCGAGGTAGGTATTCATGCTGAAGAATGGATTTAAGGCATTTTTTATTATCGTTCTAGCGCTGGTATTACATCGCACGGCATTTGCCGCTGAGGTGATTAACTTGCCGCCTGAAGAGTTGGCAAAAGAGTCAGTTCTGCCGATTTTTGATAACCCAGTCAGTGTTCGCAACCGTAATGTTGTGACAACAGGGCGTTTTGATATCGACGTTTTCTACGGATATGCAATGACAGAACCGATTGCTAACGTGAGTAAGCTGGGCTTGGGAATCTATTATCACTTGAATGAAGATCATGCCTTCGGGGTTTTCTACACGAATAACATGTCAGGCCTTTCTGACTATGCTCGCCAAATTGAGCAAGCTCCTCAGACGCCACTGGATTTATCCAAAGTCCCTCTTCCTAAAAGCTCGATCATGGGTGACTACAATCTAAAAGCTTTTTACGGGAAAATGAGTCTTACAAAATCAATCGTCCTAAATACTGTTCTTTATGGTTCAGGCTCATTGGGCATGATCCAGTACGATCATAAATCCT carries:
- a CDS encoding hypothetical protein (COG1778 Low specificity phosphatase (HAD superfamily)), coding for MALEISKLKNIKMLVLDVDGVLTDTRIWFDGNEWRRFFSIRDGVGIKRLSEAGYKLAVITGSRSQDIRERVKSLGIHYFYEGALDKGPSFLQLQKDSGLTPAEMAYIGDDIFDIPMIQESAFGATVPEAVDEVIEVADYVTKRPGGMGAVREVCDYIFKYGAYSSR